The Spirosoma radiotolerans genome has a window encoding:
- a CDS encoding ExbD/TolR family protein, whose protein sequence is MPAVKVKRASSAVDMTAMCDVAFLLLTFFILTAQFRSQDAAAIETPSSISGIKVPDNDIMTIGLGRDGKVYFGIDNAQNRIAMLDNIAAAKGLTFSNNEKKEFSLMSNFGLPINQLKSYLNLPKEQQAKVKQPGIPTDSTGAAPTNELKEWVYNARKANNNLRIALKGDNLAKFPEFKNVLATLQAQNINKFNLITGTEAPPAGWKAD, encoded by the coding sequence ATGCCAGCAGTTAAAGTAAAACGCGCCAGTTCCGCAGTGGATATGACCGCGATGTGCGACGTGGCGTTCCTTTTGTTGACGTTCTTTATCCTAACGGCCCAGTTCCGGTCGCAGGATGCTGCCGCCATCGAAACACCTTCGTCCATTTCCGGAATCAAAGTCCCCGACAACGATATCATGACCATTGGTCTTGGTAGAGATGGCAAAGTCTATTTCGGTATCGACAATGCGCAGAACCGCATTGCCATGCTGGATAACATTGCTGCCGCTAAAGGGCTTACTTTTTCGAACAATGAGAAGAAAGAGTTTTCCCTGATGTCAAACTTCGGTCTGCCAATTAACCAGTTGAAATCTTACCTGAACCTTCCTAAAGAACAACAGGCTAAGGTAAAACAACCCGGTATTCCAACCGATTCGACCGGCGCAGCGCCAACGAATGAATTGAAAGAATGGGTTTACAATGCCCGGAAGGCTAACAACAATCTTCGAATTGCGTTGAAAGGCGATAACCTCGCTAAATTCCCCGAGTTCAAGAATGTATTGGCTACGCTACAAGCGCAAAATATCAACAAGTTCAACCTGATCACGGGCACAGAAGCGCCCCCGGCCGGTTGGAAAGCTGATTAA
- a CDS encoding adenylate kinase translates to MLNLVLFGPPGAGKGTQSEYLIKKYNLIHLSTGDLLRSQIAAGTELGLQAKQLMDQGLLVPDAVVIGMIESKLQENQSAPGFIFDGFPRTVRQAEALDVLLSQYNTEITKMIALVVDSEELTRRLLLRGQTSGRPDDQNEELIRRRVKEYNDKTAPVADYYSQQGKFAAIGGIGEIDTIFKEICHQIDGSDSQ, encoded by the coding sequence ATGCTTAATCTTGTACTGTTTGGCCCCCCGGGCGCCGGGAAAGGAACCCAAAGCGAGTATCTAATTAAAAAGTATAATCTGATTCACCTCTCAACCGGTGACTTGTTACGATCACAAATTGCAGCCGGTACTGAGCTCGGTTTACAGGCAAAACAATTAATGGATCAGGGTTTATTGGTACCCGATGCGGTCGTGATAGGCATGATTGAGAGTAAATTACAGGAGAACCAGTCGGCTCCGGGGTTTATTTTTGATGGGTTTCCAAGAACGGTACGACAGGCCGAAGCGCTGGATGTGCTGTTAAGCCAGTATAATACGGAAATAACCAAAATGATCGCGCTTGTTGTGGATAGTGAAGAACTGACACGGAGGCTTCTACTCCGGGGGCAAACCTCCGGCCGACCAGATGACCAGAACGAAGAACTGATTCGACGTCGGGTAAAAGAATATAATGATAAAACTGCTCCAGTAGCCGACTACTATAGTCAGCAAGGGAAATTCGCAGCTATCGGCGGTATTGGTGAGATCGACACTATTTTCAAAGAAATATGTCATCAAATTGATGGGTCAGATAGCCAGTAA
- a CDS encoding energy transducer TonB, producing the protein MAELESPATLDDIVFANRNRAYGAYDLRKSYPKTVTRALIIGGILFTLGVLTPTIITALTPEKTEQAMVEVDLMKLPPPPIDPNEPPPPPPPPVELPKVNTVKFLPPEVKPDEEVPEETPPPAVEELKEAVAAEKTQEGDPNAENIIAAPEASAAPTKVEVAVEAAPKEEEIFTVVEQQPEFSGGMAALGQYLSKNLRYPAAAQRANVSGRVFVSFVVNTDGSIQDVQVLKGLGFGTDEEAQRVVKGMPKWRPGKQSGRPVRVKYNLPINFTLE; encoded by the coding sequence ATGGCAGAACTAGAATCCCCGGCAACACTCGATGATATCGTGTTTGCCAACCGGAACCGAGCGTATGGTGCCTATGATTTGCGGAAGTCTTATCCTAAAACTGTAACACGGGCCCTGATTATCGGTGGCATCCTGTTCACGTTAGGCGTATTGACACCAACGATTATAACCGCTCTAACTCCGGAGAAAACCGAACAGGCAATGGTCGAGGTGGACTTGATGAAGCTTCCACCACCACCTATTGACCCGAACGAGCCGCCACCACCGCCACCACCACCGGTAGAACTACCGAAGGTGAACACGGTGAAATTCCTTCCGCCGGAAGTAAAGCCGGATGAGGAAGTACCGGAAGAAACGCCACCACCGGCTGTTGAGGAATTGAAGGAAGCCGTTGCTGCCGAAAAAACGCAGGAAGGTGACCCAAATGCCGAAAACATCATTGCAGCCCCTGAAGCTTCAGCCGCTCCAACGAAAGTGGAAGTCGCTGTAGAAGCTGCCCCGAAAGAAGAGGAAATCTTTACGGTGGTAGAACAGCAACCTGAGTTCAGCGGTGGTATGGCTGCCCTTGGCCAATATCTGAGCAAAAACCTGCGCTATCCGGCAGCTGCTCAACGGGCTAACGTTTCAGGACGTGTGTTCGTTAGCTTCGTAGTAAATACGGATGGTAGTATTCAGGATGTACAAGTGCTGAAAGGCCTGGGCTTTGGCACAGATGAAGAAGCCCAACGCGTAGTAAAAGGCATGCCGAAATGGCGTCCTGGTAAACAATCAGGCCGACCAGTTCGGGTGAAATACAACCTACCGATTAACTTCACGCTGGAATAA
- a CDS encoding MotA/TolQ/ExbB proton channel family protein, with product MKTQTPSPAPAKAAAPKKKSGGLNPAFVIPVLLLIGILTYMFVFGDGSHFQEGDNTKEPLPGDYFGTVYKGGFIVPILFTCFLTVLVFSIERFITIGRANGSGSIDDFVRKIKGQLDRNEVAAAIQECDRQKGSIGNVVKTALVKYQQLATDTQLDKEQKLVALQKEVEEATTLELPMLEKNLTIIATLASVSTLIALLGTVLGMIRAFAAMGATGQPDTGALSTGISEALVNTALGIGTAAIATIMYSYFTSRIDVLTYNIDEIGLSIQQNFAAHY from the coding sequence ATGAAAACACAAACTCCTTCTCCAGCACCCGCCAAAGCAGCGGCACCAAAAAAGAAGTCAGGTGGTCTTAACCCCGCGTTCGTAATTCCGGTATTGTTGCTGATCGGTATCCTGACGTACATGTTCGTCTTCGGTGATGGCAGCCACTTCCAAGAAGGCGACAATACGAAAGAACCACTTCCAGGTGACTACTTCGGTACGGTTTACAAGGGAGGCTTTATCGTACCAATTTTATTTACCTGTTTTCTAACGGTACTGGTATTCTCGATTGAGCGTTTCATCACCATCGGCCGCGCAAACGGTTCGGGTTCTATCGATGATTTCGTTCGGAAAATCAAAGGCCAGCTTGACCGCAATGAAGTTGCTGCTGCTATCCAGGAGTGCGACCGTCAGAAAGGTTCGATTGGCAACGTTGTGAAAACAGCTCTGGTAAAGTATCAGCAGTTAGCTACTGACACGCAGCTAGACAAAGAGCAGAAGCTGGTAGCCCTGCAGAAAGAAGTAGAAGAAGCTACGACGCTTGAGTTGCCAATGCTGGAAAAAAACCTGACTATCATTGCTACCCTGGCTTCGGTTTCGACACTGATTGCCCTGCTTGGAACGGTACTAGGTATGATTCGCGCTTTCGCAGCCATGGGTGCTACGGGACAGCCTGATACAGGTGCACTTTCGACTGGTATCTCTGAAGCCCTTGTAAACACGGCTCTTGGTATCGGTACAGCCGCTATCGCTACGATCATGTATAGCTACTTTACGAGCCGTATTGACGTATTGACGTACAACATCGACGAGATCGGCCTGAGCATTCAGCAGAACTTTGCCGCTCATTATTAA
- a CDS encoding tetratricopeptide repeat protein — translation MMNNQKQSLMTILFVGATMTAPLMAQDVQTALKDVEAERYNKAGQTLTQLATSSPTADNQFYLGYYYLRSGQLDKAKETFQKGAAADAKNQLNNIGLAGVALAKGDGATAKSLIDNAVAQTKSKNQDVLIRGAEMYTLSDQPKQNDPAAALSLLTVADEKDKKNENAEIEMLMGDAYFLKNDGGNAITKYENALAISPNLAEANYKIGRLYLRGKNYAKAQEFFKLAIQNDPEFAPTYRAYADALANSRAYKAAAQNYELYVQKSGTTDPEQLLDVARYKFLAQDYQGAVAYLDQLKGKVNNPIIDRMYGWAYSALGKNAESVEALNRFISTAPQKVMADDYKYLGRAEAQLGTPEGDSLSIVNLEKAAPMDTTENLYREIGKKYYETKRYDKAANYYAKTIQNDKKPQNNDYLWLGLANYQYAPRVGRDSSAAPMDTAQIRQVKQQYYLRADSAFALMAQKIESDGKKYPLAYYYRAGANYYAYPKEQEKAASLAGPLYEKFIEQALSPDSTDKTDYKRYLVTAYKALAGFALLKKDDAKAKEYFDKVLAIDPNDESVKRALEGPKAAPTPTAKPTPKAPVKKKVATK, via the coding sequence ATGATGAACAACCAGAAGCAATCGCTGATGACCATCCTGTTCGTTGGGGCAACTATGACGGCCCCTTTGATGGCGCAGGACGTCCAGACGGCCTTGAAAGATGTAGAGGCTGAGCGATATAATAAGGCGGGGCAAACGCTAACGCAGTTGGCCACCAGCTCGCCGACGGCTGACAATCAGTTTTATCTGGGCTATTATTACCTGAGAAGTGGGCAGCTGGACAAAGCAAAAGAAACGTTTCAGAAGGGTGCTGCCGCTGATGCTAAAAACCAGTTGAACAATATCGGACTGGCAGGCGTGGCCTTAGCCAAGGGTGACGGCGCAACAGCAAAGTCGCTGATCGATAACGCCGTTGCACAAACGAAAAGTAAGAATCAGGATGTTTTGATCCGTGGCGCTGAAATGTATACGCTGTCGGACCAACCCAAACAAAATGATCCTGCTGCTGCGTTGAGCCTATTAACTGTTGCCGACGAAAAGGATAAAAAGAACGAGAACGCCGAAATCGAAATGTTGATGGGCGATGCATACTTCCTGAAAAATGATGGCGGTAATGCCATTACGAAGTATGAAAATGCCCTGGCGATCAGCCCGAACCTAGCTGAAGCTAATTACAAAATCGGCCGTCTATACCTGCGCGGTAAAAACTATGCCAAAGCACAGGAATTCTTCAAACTGGCTATCCAAAACGATCCTGAGTTTGCCCCAACGTATCGTGCTTATGCCGATGCTCTAGCGAACTCGCGTGCGTACAAAGCAGCGGCTCAAAACTATGAGCTGTACGTACAAAAAAGTGGTACGACAGATCCTGAGCAATTACTTGACGTAGCTCGTTATAAATTTCTGGCACAGGACTACCAAGGAGCTGTTGCTTACCTGGATCAACTGAAGGGGAAAGTTAATAACCCAATCATTGACCGCATGTACGGATGGGCTTATAGCGCGTTGGGTAAGAATGCCGAATCAGTTGAAGCGCTTAACCGGTTCATTTCGACAGCACCGCAGAAAGTGATGGCTGACGATTATAAATACCTGGGCCGGGCAGAAGCGCAACTAGGTACTCCAGAGGGTGATTCGCTGAGCATTGTTAACCTGGAAAAGGCAGCTCCAATGGATACAACGGAGAACCTGTATCGTGAGATTGGTAAGAAATATTACGAAACCAAGCGTTACGATAAGGCGGCTAATTACTACGCCAAAACGATCCAGAATGATAAGAAACCACAAAACAATGATTATTTGTGGTTAGGTCTTGCCAATTATCAGTATGCGCCACGGGTTGGCCGGGATAGTTCGGCGGCTCCAATGGATACAGCTCAGATTCGGCAAGTAAAGCAACAGTACTATCTGCGGGCTGATTCAGCGTTTGCCCTTATGGCGCAAAAAATTGAATCAGATGGCAAAAAATACCCATTAGCTTACTACTACCGTGCGGGGGCCAATTACTATGCCTACCCCAAAGAACAGGAGAAAGCAGCTAGCTTGGCAGGCCCATTGTACGAAAAATTCATCGAGCAAGCTCTGTCTCCAGATTCGACGGACAAAACGGATTATAAGCGTTATCTGGTAACAGCCTACAAAGCATTGGCAGGCTTTGCTTTATTGAAGAAAGACGATGCCAAAGCGAAAGAGTATTTTGATAAAGTGCTGGCCATCGACCCCAATGACGAGAGCGTTAAACGGGCACTAGAAGGTCCTAAGGCAGCTCCAACGCCAACAGCGAAGCCTACTCCAAAGGCGCCCGTCAAAAAAAAAGTAGCCACTAAATAA
- a CDS encoding ExbD/TolR family protein, with protein MAEINTGGGGGKHDGGKVRSKKASTRVDMTPMVDLGFLLITFFILATTLSKPSSMTLNVPDKTKTEETEPIKASNVMTIFLGKDNKAHYIFGKAANEDPEVKTVGYGYEFRQALQENARKVGGEKFVVVIKPTKQSTYKNMVDVLDEMAITKLKRYALVDVLTPDEKKLLKDKVKLDA; from the coding sequence ATGGCAGAAATTAATACCGGTGGTGGTGGTGGTAAACATGATGGTGGTAAGGTACGGTCCAAAAAAGCGTCAACCCGTGTGGATATGACGCCCATGGTCGACCTGGGATTTCTCCTGATTACCTTCTTCATTTTGGCCACCACCCTGAGCAAACCATCTTCGATGACGCTCAACGTGCCGGATAAAACAAAAACAGAGGAAACGGAGCCGATCAAGGCATCCAACGTAATGACGATCTTTCTGGGGAAGGACAACAAAGCGCATTACATTTTCGGTAAAGCAGCTAACGAAGACCCCGAAGTAAAGACCGTTGGTTATGGCTACGAATTCCGCCAGGCACTTCAGGAAAATGCCCGGAAAGTAGGTGGCGAAAAGTTTGTTGTGGTTATCAAGCCAACAAAGCAATCAACCTATAAAAACATGGTTGATGTTCTGGACGAGATGGCCATTACCAAACTCAAGCGGTACGCCCTGGTGGATGTACTCACTCCGGACGAGAAGAAACTTCTCAAAGACAAAGTAAAATTAGACGCATAA
- a CDS encoding PstS family phosphate ABC transporter substrate-binding protein, whose protein sequence is MIKRFLGIAILAGLMSCGNGKPPLDNPSRGNIVIAADESFQPLVTQLTSAYAGIYPNVHFDVVFKPEQEAINMMLHDSARIVFTTRPLRPNERAVLDKSKIKGATEKIATDGVALIVNKANTDSLISMTELQRIFNGQTKNWNQLKNGNQNSPITLVFDNNNSSNLEFVLNTFKIKNVTNIRIFTTRSNREVINFVRKNPSALGFIGVNWISDSDEPLSVELASDLRVMGVSDKPNPTKRDDYFQPFQEDLGMQRYPLRRPVYIVSRETHPGLGGGLINYIARDAGSLIIRKLGLWPRIPYDRIINLTK, encoded by the coding sequence ATGATTAAACGATTTTTGGGTATTGCCATCTTAGCTGGTTTAATGAGCTGTGGCAATGGAAAACCGCCGTTAGACAATCCTTCGCGCGGTAACATCGTTATTGCTGCGGATGAATCCTTCCAGCCACTGGTCACTCAACTGACTTCGGCTTATGCCGGAATTTATCCAAACGTTCACTTTGATGTTGTCTTTAAACCTGAGCAGGAAGCGATTAACATGATGCTTCATGACAGTGCGCGGATCGTCTTTACGACTCGACCATTAAGGCCGAACGAACGGGCTGTACTTGATAAAAGCAAGATTAAAGGCGCGACGGAGAAAATTGCAACCGATGGCGTCGCACTCATTGTGAATAAGGCCAATACAGACAGCCTGATTTCCATGACCGAGTTACAACGCATTTTTAATGGGCAGACGAAAAACTGGAACCAACTAAAAAACGGTAACCAAAACAGCCCAATTACCCTGGTGTTTGATAACAATAATTCCAGTAATTTAGAATTTGTTTTGAACACCTTCAAGATTAAAAATGTTACTAACATACGAATTTTCACGACGCGCTCAAATCGAGAAGTTATAAACTTTGTGCGCAAGAATCCATCGGCATTGGGCTTCATCGGCGTCAATTGGATTAGCGATAGCGATGAACCCCTCTCAGTAGAATTAGCCAGCGACTTGCGCGTCATGGGCGTATCGGACAAGCCGAATCCAACGAAACGCGATGATTATTTTCAGCCGTTTCAGGAAGACTTAGGCATGCAGCGTTATCCATTACGGAGACCCGTCTATATAGTAAGCCGTGAAACGCATCCAGGATTGGGTGGAGGACTAATAAACTACATTGCCAGAGACGCAGGTTCGCTAATCATTCGTAAATTGGGCCTTTGGCCCAGAATTCCATATGATCGGATAATAAATCTGACTAAATAA
- the obgE gene encoding GTPase ObgE has protein sequence MASSNFIDYVKINCRSGAGGAGSVHFRREKHTPKGGPDGGDGGRGGHIILRGNSQLWTLLHLKYRKHVKAGNGVAGEGGRRSGAQGEDVILEVPLGTIARDPETTEKLAEITEDGQEIILFPGGRGGMGNDHFKTPTQQAPDYAQPGEPGREEWVVLELKLLADVGLVGFPNAGKSTLLSVLSAARPEIADYPFTTLVPNLGVVAYRDYKSFVMADIPGIIEGASQGKGLGLRFLRHIERNSILLFLISATSENIRQEYNTLLNELREFNPELMDKTRLLAITKIDLIDEETRLKLANDLPKKVPVAYVSAVSQRGLDELKDIIWQNLTSIEPV, from the coding sequence ATGGCTTCATCAAATTTCATTGATTACGTAAAAATAAATTGTCGCTCGGGTGCGGGCGGTGCAGGTTCTGTTCATTTTCGTAGAGAAAAGCACACGCCAAAAGGTGGGCCCGACGGGGGAGATGGCGGCCGGGGTGGCCACATTATTCTACGGGGCAACTCGCAATTATGGACACTTTTGCATTTAAAATACCGCAAGCATGTAAAAGCAGGTAACGGCGTGGCGGGCGAAGGGGGCCGACGGAGTGGCGCCCAAGGCGAGGATGTGATTCTGGAAGTGCCCCTTGGCACCATTGCCCGAGATCCGGAAACAACCGAAAAGTTAGCTGAAATAACGGAAGATGGTCAGGAAATTATTCTCTTTCCCGGTGGAAGGGGGGGCATGGGTAATGATCACTTCAAAACACCTACCCAACAAGCGCCTGATTATGCACAACCTGGTGAACCCGGTCGTGAAGAATGGGTCGTATTGGAATTAAAATTACTGGCGGATGTTGGCCTGGTCGGATTTCCAAACGCAGGCAAATCAACGTTACTATCTGTATTATCAGCCGCCCGGCCTGAAATTGCCGACTACCCGTTTACAACCCTTGTTCCTAATTTGGGGGTCGTAGCGTATAGGGATTATAAATCGTTTGTCATGGCCGACATACCGGGTATTATTGAAGGCGCTTCGCAGGGCAAAGGCCTGGGCCTACGTTTCCTGCGCCATATCGAACGCAACTCAATCTTACTTTTTTTGATTTCGGCGACATCCGAAAATATTCGACAAGAATATAATACGTTATTAAACGAGTTGCGCGAGTTCAATCCAGAACTTATGGATAAAACTCGTTTGCTGGCTATTACAAAGATTGACCTCATTGATGAGGAAACTCGCCTGAAGCTGGCCAATGATTTACCCAAAAAAGTACCCGTTGCCTATGTCTCGGCCGTTAGCCAGCGAGGCCTGGATGAATTGAAAGACATTATCTGGCAAAATCTGACAAGTATTGAGCCAGTTTAA
- a CDS encoding TolC family protein: protein MKIIYLLLLALSLLNPAKAQGTEPSLPASIEPRSTTLTLEQCITLALENQPVLRQSVLQKQVADNTVEQTRKSQLPVISALTNQGMNFGRNVDPYTNGITNAQIATSNAGLGVNWTVFNGFQLKNNLLQQSLIAQASQFDVAAIKNSLTLNTLLAYLQVLSAQDLLTASAVQVSVAQAQVERTEKLVKMGTVAPFNLYDAKSQLAIDDMQQVQAKTNLNAALLALLQVLNLPATTPLELVRLSDTMSSMQSGLADAHHLYSQARTFMPEVLAADLRTKAAQKGIDLAKGIAYPSVTLTANWGTSFSSAARQNVFGTDMIEQTTTGFVDVAGQSYPVRVLAPASSAERIGYFHQLDNNQYKSVGVSIRIPILNGFQVRYRTTNARLQQQLAESQAEGVRRNLRQAIDQAVNQLENATDRYNALNRQVSALTQSFNAAEARYNAGLLNAVDYNLAKSNIDRASINLIQLHYETILREKIVDFYKRGEL, encoded by the coding sequence ATGAAAATCATATACCTGCTCCTGCTCGCGTTGAGCCTACTTAACCCGGCCAAGGCTCAGGGTACCGAACCCTCCCTGCCTGCATCCATCGAGCCGCGCTCGACTACATTGACGCTGGAACAGTGCATTACACTGGCGTTAGAAAATCAGCCAGTCCTGCGGCAGTCAGTTCTGCAAAAACAAGTAGCCGACAATACCGTGGAGCAGACTCGCAAAAGTCAGTTGCCAGTCATATCAGCCCTAACCAACCAGGGAATGAACTTCGGGCGTAACGTTGATCCATATACGAATGGTATTACCAACGCCCAGATTGCCACCAGCAACGCCGGATTGGGAGTAAATTGGACTGTTTTCAATGGTTTTCAGCTAAAAAATAATTTGCTTCAGCAAAGCCTGATCGCCCAGGCAAGTCAATTTGACGTGGCCGCCATCAAGAACAGCCTTACGCTTAATACCTTACTGGCTTATTTGCAGGTACTGTCGGCACAGGATTTACTAACGGCTAGCGCCGTGCAGGTATCGGTAGCGCAGGCTCAGGTTGAACGAACCGAAAAACTGGTAAAGATGGGCACCGTAGCTCCCTTCAATCTTTATGATGCCAAAAGTCAACTGGCAATCGATGACATGCAACAGGTACAGGCCAAAACGAACCTGAATGCGGCCCTGCTGGCCTTGTTGCAGGTATTGAACCTGCCCGCCACCACCCCGTTAGAACTTGTTCGGCTGTCGGACACGATGTCATCAATGCAGTCCGGCCTAGCCGATGCACACCATTTGTATAGCCAGGCTCGTACATTCATGCCTGAAGTGCTGGCCGCTGATCTGCGCACGAAAGCAGCACAAAAAGGAATCGACCTGGCCAAAGGAATCGCTTATCCAAGCGTAACACTGACGGCCAATTGGGGAACCTCGTTCTCCAGTGCGGCCCGACAGAATGTATTTGGCACCGACATGATTGAACAAACAACAACCGGCTTTGTCGATGTGGCCGGGCAGTCCTACCCGGTCAGAGTACTGGCTCCAGCGTCATCTGCGGAGCGCATTGGCTATTTTCACCAACTCGACAACAATCAGTATAAAAGTGTGGGTGTCAGCATCCGCATTCCGATCCTGAACGGATTTCAAGTGCGTTACCGAACGACCAACGCACGGTTACAGCAACAATTAGCCGAGTCGCAGGCCGAGGGTGTCCGGCGAAATCTGCGGCAGGCTATTGACCAGGCGGTCAATCAGTTAGAAAACGCTACCGATCGGTATAATGCTTTGAATCGGCAGGTTTCGGCATTAACCCAGTCGTTCAACGCTGCGGAAGCCCGCTATAACGCCGGTCTGCTAAACGCCGTAGACTACAATCTGGCGAAAAGCAATATTGACCGGGCGTCGATTAATTTGATTCAGCTTCACTACGAGACGATACTTCGGGAGAAGATCGTTGATTTTTACAAACGGGGCGAATTATAG